In Rhodamnia argentea isolate NSW1041297 chromosome 5, ASM2092103v1, whole genome shotgun sequence, the DNA window CGTTCCTCGTCCTCAACAGGACCAGACCTTGAGCTTGAAAACCACCCCCCACCCGCAAATTCAGTACCACAACCCGAAGCTCCCGCCGCGATCCCTCTCCCTCGCCTCCTCCAAGAAATTCGAGGGCTCGTCGGACCTCGTCCAGCTCCGCTACCACATGGGCCCCGTCCTCTCCAACTCCCCCATCAACCTCTACCTCATCTGGTACGGCCGCTGGGCCTCCCCGCAGAAGCTCCTCATCAAGGACTTCCTCCTCTCCATCTCCGCCGCCTCCGGCCGCcgctcctcctccgccgcggcCCAGCCGCCGTCCCCCTCCGTGGCCGAGTGGTGGCGCACCGCCTCCCTCTACACCGACCAGACGGGCGCCAACGTGTCCCGCGCCGTCGTCGTCGCCGGCGAGCACGAGGACGTCGCCTGCTCCCACGGCCGCTCCCTCACGCGGCTCTCTGTCCAGCAGGTCATCGCCACCGCCGCGCGGGCCGCCCGATTCCCCGTCGACCACCGCAACGGCGTCTACCTCGTCCTCACCGCCGAGGACGTCACGATGCAGGACTTCTGCCGCGCCGTCTGCGGCTTCCACTACTTCACCTTCCCCTCCATGGTGGGCTACACCCTCCCCTACGCCTGGGTCGGCAACTCCGGCCGCCAGTGCCCGGAGGTCTGCGCCTACCCCTTCGCCATCCCCGGCTACATGGGCGGCGCCGCCGCCGGGGGGCCGAAGCCTCTGTCGCCGCCGAACGGGGACGTCGGCGTGGACGGCATGATCAGCGTGATCGGGCACGAGCTGGCGGAGCTGTCGTCGAACCCGCTGGTGAACGCGTGGTACGCCGGGGAGGACCCGACGGCGCCGACGGAGATCGGGGATCTCTGCGAGGGTCTCTACGGgacgggcggcggcggcgggtacATCGGGCAGGTGATGAGGGACGGAGGAGGGCGGAGCTTCAACATGAACGGGCGGAGCGGGCGGAGGTTCTTGGTGCAGTGGCTGTGGAGCCCCGTGCTGAAGGCTTGTGCCGGTCCAAATGCTTTggactaatttaatttttaattttcaaattttctttttctgcaaagcgattttttttaatcttttttttatttaattttcttgggGGTTTTTTcggagataaaaagaaaatgggttTGGGGAGATTGGAGGAAGGACATCATGGAGGAGGCTGGAGGACTAGAAGCTTGAAGAAGATAGGAGATGAGATgatctctatttttctttatccccgtgttttttttttcttccaatttcgCCTAGAATTTTTACTTAGATGTAAACAAAAAGTTCATGATAACATTTTTTGATCGGGCATGCCGTACTGCTAGTAAAAGGATTGAAAGGGTGGAAACGCTAGTATCAGGACTGCGGGATTCGATTCTTGCCCTCGTCTGTCTAGAGTCTTAAAGAGTCTTTGTCAGACTAGAGTTagagataatgaaaaaaatttgtcagCAATTAATTAGTGGTAAAGCACTCGTTAAAGTTGTTAATCTAGTCAGTACTATGCCTTCACGGGCAATTTGGATTTACTAAGACAAGAATTGACAAGGGTCGTATGCCAGTCCATTCTTTTGCTATTTTAAGTCGATTGGTCTTAACCCAATTCGGTTGCAAGCATGGTCAAAATCTAAAACCCACGGATCTGGATCATCTGGTCGGCAGGATCTTTTCTCGGGATTTTATTAgtcttttggattttctttttcatggtaACAAAAACCATTTTTAGGAAACGTgtttgaaaagttatatatatatatatatatatatatatatatatatatatatatttggtgcAGTGAAAAGTTCTACATTTAATGCcggagttaataccacaaaaaatttaaaatttatataCTTACAACAAacttatccaaaattaatttttttaacataaaaaatttcaaatcgatatacttatcataatttttttttcaaattaattttttgactatcaagaatcccaaactgatacatatGTAACAATTAGTTTTTCTTAAATTTGGttcatataataaaaaatttcaaattagtacacttgtgacaaatagaggataAAACCCCCAAATTAACACGCCAGTCAAttatcacgtgtcatctaattcggcaatttaaaagtaaaatttaacggatgataaatttgtcggATGTATCGGCATTAGTTTGGCGTAACattatcataggtataccaggcttgagatttttgtggtattaaccataCATATAAAGCCTGTTGTCAAATTCggtatccattttttttttttttagagaattaaagCACTCTTAGgctgacataaaaaaaaaagtaaaggaaaaattaGATATAATTGATTGTCAAAGTTCAATGTTGCCTTCTGGTGATTGCCCAACAAACATCCTACATTTTGTGAGGGTGTGTTCTCGTATTTGAATTCGATGTCTCACTTTTCATCTCTAAATTTGTCCctacaattaaatttgatttagAAAAGTGACTATAAAAGCGCAAAAGCGTAATGCTCTTGCAATAAATTTTGCTAACAAACAAGTGCAAGAATAACCATGGATTGCCAATTTCGATATACGTGTCTATATGGGGTTCATGATAATGGTagtctttcttcctttccttcttcacatataattaattctcaaattgtgatttttttttgggatttcttttggTAATAAATTTATGTTTATTGATGAAAAGAATCCTTCATATAAAAATATCTGCACGCGCCTAAATAAAAGCTACTCATAATCAGTATTAAGGTATTGCATATGAGTCCAAAACCCTTGATATGGGTGTGAATTATATAATGCATTAAGCAATAGTAATACTTGTACATTGCCATTCTCAACTCTAACACCAAAGTCAAAAGAGAGCAAAAGGTAGGCTccatctagaaaaaaaaaagttgaattgtTACTATCATGATAATCATGTGAATTTTCCGTCCATTTTTTTGCTCTCCCATCTTTGTGAGCCAGGCATAAATAAGCTAAGCATACCCATAAATGGTTCGAgctcaaataaataaatccaaacTCAATCCATCCACTCCAAAATCAAAGATGAATCGGCAAGTCAGGATCGAGCTCGCATGGAGGCTTGAAATCGTCTTTTTGATCATCAAGTGAAGTCAAGCAATCGCTACAATTTTTATCACAAGCAACAAAACCCACCAAGCTAGGGGGGACTCAATTGAACTCCAAGGGTGACCTTGACCTCCACTTGCCTCTCCATTGTTCAAATCCAGAAGCCTAAAGGACGAAGGAAGGTGGGCACCATGATTGAAGAGCATCAAAGGGCGACTTGAACTTCAATCAGGATGCTTGATGCCCGGGGGACAAATTCAAGTGATCAACAGCTAATGTAAGCGAGGGCCCCACAAGAGCTACTTGACCAGGATGATTGATTGCTATCACTTTTTACAGTCCATAGCCAAGGGGTTGGAAAAAAGGTGTTGGTTTCTGGTTTGGGGTGGGGTCCCTTCTTTGGTTGGAGGGCAACTGTTGCCTCCGTGAAGAGGATAGATAGGACAGAAGAGAGTGCAAATTTTGAAAGGTTGGACATCGAACCAccttaatatataatgtgatcttATTCGGtgtaattcctaatttttttgtacACGCTCAGTAACTCAAAGGACTATACTGAATCCGTAAATATAACAATTCAGgaactagattgaacatttatataaaagttcggggaccacgtcgaataaattaaaaatttagggagaTCACACCGCACGTTGGACCAAAGTTTAGAAACAACGGTTAGCAAATTAAATGTTAAGGGATCATATTGTATATTCAGCCgaagttcatgaaccatttgTATAATAATCCCTAACTTTAAATTAGTCATAACCTATGCGCATCGAAATTATGAACCCTTTCGGAATTAGGATTGACCACCGATTGTCACAACATTGATTGATGAAATAATCAGTCGTGGATTCCGAGCAATCAAAAGACAACAACATACGGCATGTTGCCATGGCTATAGGAATTTTGATTAGAGCGAAATGTCAATCGCATGGGAAAATAGCATTCGATTCTCGGAGAATTTGCATCCGTGTACTTGTTTCGCCAGGAAAGTTATTTTCGTTGGCATTGGTACTCCCTGCACAAAGGAGGGGTAATCAACAAATTTCTCGTACACAGGGCGAATGTAATAACCAATGTTtctagaaaattgaaagaagaagaagaagaagaagaagaagaagaagcagcaaaaAGCACAAGAAAAAATCGAAATGAAAGACTAGTATTGctatgtcataattttttaggaatcgTGTTAATCTCTATTATATATTCAcacttaaaaataaaacaaaatcagCATGTATACTACGTTCTGTCGCTAATGGGCAAAAGGAGTGATATCACACTTATTATGTATGTTTTCTACCTATtaaggataatgacacaaattgtCTCAGAATTTTGgcacaatatgcaatgtgatccttagacttttaattagtttaatgcgatccatgaactttagcccattGTGTattatgatccatgaacttttggtacatgttcaatttagtcccgaaactttataaaaatgtttaatgttgCCATTCCGTTAATTTAAGTTTAGGGATAaccttaaatatttttatatatttcggAGGCTAAATTGAAAATGTACCAAAAGTATAtaaatcacattgaataaattaaaagttcatgagccacattgcacattgggctaaggtttagagatcatattgggattaaaagtttagaggtcgcattgcatattgagtcaaaatttTGAGACAATTTGCGTCATTTTCCCTATTTATTATAATGTTACAATGTTAGGAACACTGATTCCAGCTTTCGATGGACACATGAATGTAGTTGTCCAATATCTAAACCGGACATCTTGGTGCTTTCATTCACTGTTCCATGTGAGATGGGGCCCACTAATCGGTCCTTTAACTggagaagaggaaagaaggggTGGTCCTGGCTTTCACTTTCCCTTTGAGCTGGAGAACTCGTTGTGTTTGGGAGCGGGGTAAAAAGTGAGGAATGAAAATTCAGgggtaaaaaaaatgataaaacaaTTAATCTTCTTTATAAAAAGattaatacaattaaaaatttcaaactggtactcGGTGACACATTGGtcccaaactaattttaatTTCATGAATAATCCCAAATCGGTACCCCATGACACCTTTACTGCAATTTAATTTCATATAACGGAAATTCTTTAATCGGTACCtattgacacataaattttgacaaatctttttcagtcatttttgcataaaaaattagagctacttttagttctaaacaaaaataatcaaatcaaatttttcatgtttatttatggcattcatgcattgcattggcatataattggaccGGTAGAGCATTTGAGCttagacatggggtgaaaaatgcaccaagaaggtttggacttgaaagaaatatttttctcaaggactgtattgcaaatctttagaacttcagggactggattgcaaatacttaaaacttcagagATCGAAATGTAAATACTTAAAGCTTGATGGTCTATTTtgcaaataacaaaaaaagggaagatgatggaagagaagatagagaagggaagatgatggagagaagatggagaaaggaagatggagaagggaagatgatgaagaaaggATAGAGAAGTTTGGTTATAAAAGAGTGAGAATTCTTGAGATTGGAGGGGAGTTTGGTgatagaaaaattggaaagttcTTGAGAGAATTTTTGTGAGATCGAGAGGTGATCATCCGAAGTTTCAATCTCATTGGTAGCCTAGAGCAGTTTCACGCCAATTGATCTTACATCGCCATCTATGCTCCAATCGACTCGTGCCGGGTACCACGACGTTTAGCATTCGACGATCCATCATTGGCCATTGATGTTATGTCAATCCGATGTTTAGAGCTTCCTATCTAAGTCTCCGAAGTTACCCTTTCTACTATCCCCATTTCAGCCTATTGTCCGCCAGTTTTGAGCTACTGTCTAGTCGCTATTAAGCCTTGATTCATGGATAATCACCctccattttcatttcatttgaggATCTAACATTGCTATTATGTGTGATAGATCAATTGGAAGTGGTCTCTAGTTAATCGGGCTTTGAAAAGTGCTAGTTTTGGGAGAAAATTTCAACTTGTGCACATGCAgattttttgcttgaaaaaaaaaaaaactctgtgAGTTCCGAGGGGTAGCCATtgaagtttatttttcttttttttttaagcaaaaaattTGCACGTGCACAAGCTGGAATTTTCGCCCAAAACTATCACTTTTCGGAGGCCAATTCACTAGATACCACTTTCAATTGATCTATCACACATAATAGCAATGTTAGTTcctcaaatgaaatgaaaatggagGGTGATTACCCATGAATCAAGGCTAAACAGCGGCTGGATAGCAGCTCAAAACTAGCGGACAGTAGGTTGAAACGGGTAGCAAGAGGGACAACTTCAAAGGCTTGGACGGGAAGCTCTAGACATCGGATTGACGCACCGTTAGAGGCTAGTGATAGATGGTCGAATGCTGAACCTCGTGGTACTTGAAATGAGTATATCGGAGTACAAATGGCAACGTAAGATCAATTGGCATGAAACCGCTCCAGGCTACCGACATGATTGGAACTCCGGATAATCACCTCTCTATCTCACGAAAAttctctcaagaactctccaatTTTTCCATCACCAAAACTCTCCTCCaatctcaagaactctccctcttttatatccaaatttctccatcctctcttcatcatcttcccttctcttgGTTATTTGCAAATAGACCCTCAAGCtttaagtatttgcatttcGGTCCCCGaaattctaagtatttgcaatctaGTCCCCgaggaaatatttctttcaaatcCAAACCTTCTTGATGCATTTTTCACCCAATGTCTAGTCCAAACACccatcaaattaagctcaaatgctcTGCTAGTTCAATTGTATGccaatgcaatgcatgaatgcgagaaataaacataaaaaatttgatttgattatttttgtttagaactaaaagtagttctaattttttatgtagaaaatgaactgaaaaagattagtcaaaatttaaggTGTCAATAGTACCCTCAATTTAAATCTGACATATGTTAGTAGTTTAGGATCCGATGTGGAGGATAAATTTCGGtggtaccggtttgagattttttttttctgaaacgATATAGTTTTGTAGAAAATGTGTTACAAGCATCAGTTTGCAATATTTTGtgagaaaaatattatattcTGATAAATGTGTTATGGGTATCATTTGGAGATATTCAAAGACTAAGGATAATTTGTATGAAAGGTAGTTTTTGCTCGCATTTTCCTCATCCATCGTCCTAACGCTAACAATGCCCCGCTTGGCCTTTGCTAAGAAAAGTAAGAAGACATGTGCATCGAACCCACATGGAGGAAATACTCATAAAGAGGAAAGATGCATTCGACTCGTGGGCAGTGtcaagaaagttcaaaatgctcTTCCTCTTGCTTTAGATCACATTTAAGATATTTGTGCTTTTTCGCAATTCTATTTGCCTAACCCATCATATATCAATTCTATTATACTGTGTTTGATCGTCTAGATTTATAATCCGTATAAGATAAGATATGAAATCTAATGATTTGGCTATATTCTATCCGGTGAATCGCAGTGATAAATCtaaatattattatatattaATTTGTACATTGTTTGCTTTGAACGGCATATCAATGTAAATAaactagaaaatgcataaatagAGATTGTAAAAATTTCTCGTGATTCACTGCTAAAGAATCCATAAATGCGTAAATGAAGACGACctccatcaatcaatcaattactGTTGTGTGATGTAGATATTAAACAACGAAGTAGCTCATTAAAGCATTCCAGAGCTATAGGTTCGACTATGACAAGAAATGTAAATGAATTACAGCAACCTCAACGAGGTAGATTAGCTAGTGAATGCAAAATCTGgtaagagagatagagagaacaCAATTATTTTGCCTTTTGCCTTCACAATTCCGAAAAGTATAGTGCCTCGACTCTTTCACTATTTTCATGAAACTTCAACGCAAATCACAGAGTTACAAAGGACAAGGAACTTTGACTCTCTTGATGCTTTTGTGGACTTTTGACGTGAACCAAAGAGCTAAGAAGGAGAAAAGGTTCGACTCTCATCATTTTCATGGAGCTTTGACATGAACTAAAAAACTAAGGAGTGTGAATCCTTAACATGAACTAAAGAGACAGAGTCGAAGGAGATGGAGAAGGTGTTTGTGTTTTAGAAATCTCAATTCTCCTCACTCTTTGATAATTAGATAAAgccttttcaagtttgaatttgttcatttaaaatctGAGTTattctaatttgattttatttacttgtttttttttatataaatagtATTGAATAcctaaaatattttatattattagactagaaagaaattcaactatataaataaaaaaaggaataaataaaataaaaaatattgtaattttttgttattttgaattttatttttttttatgttggagTTCAACTATTATTTATACTTaactgttattttttttttatgaattcaaGAAGTTTGATATTCGAGAGAAATATCTTTTATACCACGGATataagaaatcatatccacTGTTATCCTACCTTCCCTATAGGATATTTTTTCCACGGCTATATCTGCATTTATGTCcgactttattttgttttgggcAAAAATCAAACACAAGATAGAATATATTCTATCTTATCCAGCCCTTTATCCTGACAATGAAATGTAACCAATTATGGATGTGGTTGGATAACACCTAACCTTACAAGTCACAACCATGAAGGTGATGGCTTACGTGGGTTAGGGCTTACTTTCAAGTGGTCGAGACTCCGAACTTTTGTGAGTTTGAGTACCGTGTGTTAACACGGGCTAGGGCTTACTTTGTGAGTTAACACGGGCTCGTGTTCGTTTGGCACTTTCGGAGGTCAACCTTTGAGTATTGTGTGCAATGGTCCATTAGGGAAGATAATCTAATACAACTGCTAGCCACACATTCTGTCGTCGTAGGTTGTCGAGGTCCCTAGCGGTAACGGTtggtgtttgtttgtaaaacaaacaaataaggcATTTTCcttgtcccacataggatggatGAGAGAGTGCAAAATACtttaaatatgaaaaggttATTATATCCTTTTAAATGAAGAAATGGATGGGTGGGCTAGACCTCATCATGCCTTTTTTAAATCGCCGTGGACGAAAATAAGCCATAatcagtaatttttttaatttcaaaattaattattctataagtttatttcattatttttttttaattatgactGTTCGAACATGAATGGTTGTGTCCGAATGATGGTTTTCACATACGAATAATTATGTCCGAATTGCAATTTTTCGGATATGAATAGGTGTGTCCGTATGAGTAGTTTGGATACCAAGAGGTGTGTTCTATTCATATTATATAATGGATCATTTTctgttcatttctttttttgttttccttcaaaagagaaacATACATCTTTCCATTATTTCGAAGAGAATTTTAGGGgatttactggaattgctatcGGTATTCTCACCGTGACTTTGTTGTATTTTGAAGGGAATTTGCCAGAAACCTATAGTAATTTTGTGGGGCAAATTAATCCTAAAATAGAGTGATTACCCGTCTCAAAGTCCGACTACATTGTTACTTTATTTCCTCCGATATTTTTTTCAACAGTAACATCCGATGTTAGGCACTTACGCCATCCGTCCCCTCTCATCCTTCTTTGTTAGCATAAAAAAACTCGCACAATTTTGTGGATTAACATTATAAGATTTTACTAAACTGTGGCCTCAATTGACAcctatttaataaaaaattgagaaaatattgtaatttttatGCATTGGTTCTTTTGTTATATGTTTTTGTTATTGCTTTGAAAGTCGAGTACTTTCTTATTAATTATAGCAAGGCGAGAGACAATAAAATGAGTAAAATAATTGCaatttttaggcatttttttggacattttcaaCAATCCATGTGATATATAAACTAGTTTCTCGCGCGACCAATCATCTGGTTAAACCGAATATATTGACCAGCTAGAAACAACTGCAAAGCTTATCCAATTCCGTGTACTTCATCCGCTTGGTCAAGGTCCTATATAATCTGAACTCTGCAACCGCCATTGACGCCGGAATCCGCCACGTGTCGAGCTCGCCGATAGATCTCGAGACACTTGGCATTCCGTGGGACGAGGAAGCATGCAGAAGAACCGGGAAACCCTACCCTTCTATAAAATTCCGGGAAGGGCTTCACTTCCATGACTGCATTTGCTGTTACTCTGTCCTTCGCGGCcacaaagggaaaagaaagaaagagctgAGAAAGATGGCAGATCGGAGCAGAACCACCGCCGGCTGCAACGACCGGTGCGGCTGTCCTGACCCCTGTCCTGGCGGCGGTGCTTGCAGGTGCGCCTCATTAGAATTTTTGCTTTGTCTTTCGTGGTACTTAATGCCATGCATTAACTACACTTACATATTGTGGATCGATGGGATCATGTATGAGTTAGGTATACAGTATAATAAATTGTGATGCCTTAATTACGCGTTAACGTCGATGCCCTTTTAATCCTGAGTTGAATTGAACTACGCATCCTCGTGGATAAAATgattgttcatttgatttgaacaGGTGCACGTCGATCAGTGAAGCCTCGGCCGGGGACGATGCTCACAAGCGGTGCACGTGCGGCTAGCACTGCAGCTGAAACCCTTGTGCATGCACCAAGACGGAGGCCGCCACCGGCACCGACAGGCGCTACTGCCGCTGCGGCAATGGCTGCACGTGCCCCACGTGCGCCGCCTGAGTTTGGAtgagcttttccttttttttttttttttgggagagggTACCTTTTCAGTGTCTGGGGGCTGTGTTTGTTGATTGTAAATATTTTCCACAAGAATAAAACGAGGCCAGGCTCTAATAAGTCtaaccttcctttttttttttttatagataaatGAAATGATGTATTATGAAAAACCTCGTAACAAACATTCTAGAAAGGAGGAAACGATGAATATAGGATGAGTTCACATATTTATCGGTTTTAGGGCAAAAACCGATAAGCGTGGAAGTATAGACATAGTTTATTCGAGAGATGCCAAATTACCGCAAAATtgataactatttttttatgcGGTACTATGAAATACTTCATCTTCAGAATTGGCAACTCatgaatgcaaaaaaaaaaaaaaaaaaaaaaaggaaataagaatttgaaataccaaagggtttgaagtggtattggtttcaaataaaggcttga includes these proteins:
- the LOC115729220 gene encoding protein EXORDIUM-like 5, whose amino-acid sequence is MSPTQFTVSLLLVLLLRPSNASLVPRPQQDQTLSLKTTPHPQIQYHNPKLPPRSLSLASSKKFEGSSDLVQLRYHMGPVLSNSPINLYLIWYGRWASPQKLLIKDFLLSISAASGRRSSSAAAQPPSPSVAEWWRTASLYTDQTGANVSRAVVVAGEHEDVACSHGRSLTRLSVQQVIATAARAARFPVDHRNGVYLVLTAEDVTMQDFCRAVCGFHYFTFPSMVGYTLPYAWVGNSGRQCPEVCAYPFAIPGYMGGAAAGGPKPLSPPNGDVGVDGMISVIGHELAELSSNPLVNAWYAGEDPTAPTEIGDLCEGLYGTGGGGGYIGQVMRDGGGRSFNMNGRSGRRFLVQWLWSPVLKACAGPNALD
- the LOC115730512 gene encoding LOW QUALITY PROTEIN: metallothionein-like protein 4B (The sequence of the model RefSeq protein was modified relative to this genomic sequence to represent the inferred CDS: substituted 2 bases at 2 genomic stop codons), translating into MADRSRTTAGCNDRCGCPDPCPGGGACRCTSISEASAGDDAHKRCTCGXHCSXNPCACTKTEAATGTDRRYCRCGNGCTCPTCAA